A single Triticum dicoccoides isolate Atlit2015 ecotype Zavitan chromosome 2A, WEW_v2.0, whole genome shotgun sequence DNA region contains:
- the LOC119353292 gene encoding peroxidase 2-like isoform X2 — protein METSKRSGCDASVLLSDTASFTGEQGAAPNAGSIRGMNVIDNIKAQVEAVCTQTVSCADILAVAARDSVVTLGGPSWTVPLGRRDSTMASLSLANSDLPPPSFDVANLTANFAAKGLSVTDMVALSGAHTIGQAQCQNFRDRLYNETNIDTAFATSLKANCPRPTGSGDSSLALLDTTTPNAFDNAYYRNLMSQKGLLHSDQVLINDGRTAGLVRTYSSGSAQFNRDFRAAMVRMGNISPLTGTQGQVRLSCSRVN, from the exons ATGGAGACATCCAAACGCAGT GGCTGCGACGCGTCCGTACTGCTGAGCGACACCGCCAGCTTCACCGGCGAGCAGGGGGCAGCTCCGAACGCCGGCTCAATTCGTGGCATGAACGTCATCGACAACATCAAGGCGCAGGTCGAGGCCGTGTGCACGCAGACTGTCTCGTGCGCCGACATCCTCGCCGTGGCCGCCCGCGACTCCGTCGTCACC TTGGGAGGGCCTTCGTGGACCGTTCCTCTGGGAAGGAGGGACTCGACGATGGCGAGCTTGTCTCTGGCCAACAGCGACCTTCCGCCGCCATCCTTCGACGTGGCCAACCTCACGGCCAACTTCGCCGCCAAGGGGCTCAGCGTGACCGACATGGTCGCCCTCTCTGGCGCCCACACCATCGGTCAGGCACAGTGCCAGAACTTCCGGGACAGGCTCTACAACGAGACCAACATCGATACGGCCTTCGCAACATCTCTCAAGGCCAACTGTCCCCGGCCGACCGGGTCCGGCGACAGCAGCCTGGCACTGCTGGACACGACGACACCCAACGCGTTCGACAACGCGTACTACCGCAACTTGATGTCACAGAAGGGGCTCCTGCACTCTGACCAGGTTCTGATCAACGACGGACGCACCGCGGGCCTGGTCCGGACGTACTCGTCGGGGTCGGCGCAGTTTAACAGGGACTTCAGGGCGGCCATGGTGAGGATGGGGAACATCAGCCCGCTCACCGGGACGCAGGGGCAGGTCAGGCTCAGCTGCTCGAGGGTGAACTAA